The Mugil cephalus isolate CIBA_MC_2020 chromosome 19, CIBA_Mcephalus_1.1, whole genome shotgun sequence genome has a window encoding:
- the fam78ab gene encoding protein FAM78A — MLRLAGSNSTRSRRKWKFYLSLRGTGEIICGRNNRPDNGITSLTEELCETPLSLGCRPAEDTGDVPVDCFIDLWTLLWIVLLFNAMGCIQSIRCKPKSFRESIIVLELNTSIDSNPTSIDEASSVVLRYRTPHFRANARVLVPPVAAKETWTIGWIQACNHMEFYNTYGDKGMSSWELPDLRDGKIQAISDSDGVNYPWYGNTTETCTVVGPTKKDSKFTVSMNDNFYPSVTWGVPVSDSNVPQLSSIRRDQSFTTWLVAINQATSEALVLQTVRWRMRLHIQVDPEKPLGQRAVLKEPVAQEQPQVLGKNEPIPPNAMVKPNANDAQVLMWRPKSGDPVVVIPPKY; from the exons ATGTTGCGGCTCGCCGGCTCAAACTCGACTAGGTCTCGGCGCAAGTGGAAATTCTACCTCTCTCTCCGCGGGACGGGGGAAATCATTTGCGGCAGAAATAACCGGCCAGATAACGGAATTACCTCTCTGACCGAAGAACTGTGCGAGACGCCGCTTAGCCTCGGATGTCGCCCCGCTGAAGACACTGGAGACGTTCCAGTGGACTGTTTTATAG acctcTGGACGTTGTTGTGGATTGTGTTGCTATTTAATGCAATGGGCTGCATCCAGAGTATCAGGTGTAAGCCCAAGAGTTTCCGAGAGAGTATCATCGTCCTGGAGCTGAACACGTCCATCGACTCCAACCCTACCAGCATCGACGAGGCGTCAAGCGTGGTCCTGCGCTACCGGACGCCGCACTTCCGAGCTAATGCCCGAGTCCTGGTGCCGCCAGTAGCCGCTAAAGAGACGTGGACCATCGGCTGGATTCAAGCGTGCAACCACATGGAGTTCTACAATACGTATGGCGACAAAGGGAT GTCCAGCTGGGAGCTCCCCGACCTGCGCGACGGAAAGATCCAGGCCATCAGCGACTCAGACGGGGTCAACTACCCGTGGTACGGCAACACCACGGAGACCTGCACCGTTGTGGGCCCCACCAAGAAGGACAGCAAATTCACTGTTAGCATGAATGACAATTTCTACCCCAGCGTGACCTGGGGAGTGCCGGTCAGCGACAGCAACGTGCCTCAGCTCAGCAGCATCCGCCGCGACCAGAGCTTCACCACCTGGCTGGTGGCCATCAATCAGGCCACCTCGGAGGCGCTCGTCCTGCAGACGGTCCGCTGGAGGATGCGCCTCCACATCCAAGTGGACCCGGAGAAGCCGCTGGGCCAGAGGGCCGTGCTAAAGGAGCCCGTGGCCCAGGAGCAGCCTCAGGTCCTCGGCAAGAACGAGCCCATCCCCCCCAACGCCATGGTCAAGCCCAACGCCAACGACGCCCAGGTGCTGATGTGGCGGCCAAAGAGCGGTGACCCCGTGGTGGTCATCCCACCCAAGTACTGA